In the genome of Hymenobacter cellulosivorans, one region contains:
- the mfd gene encoding transcription-repair coupling factor, translated as MKVSDFLQLYSLDPTVLTVGARLNPATANSVRAKAAQTEASTARIHLRGLVGSQDAVLAAALHQEFPDQHHLFILHDREEAAYFLADLQHLLPEEEPLLFPSSYKRPYAFDETENANVLMRAEVLNKLNSHRGPKTKAEQASEDADDALPEGAEKSKKGKKISVKDTAGALIVSYPEALFEKVINKKSLVANTFIVKVGDKLDVNFISDMLAEYDFERSDFVYEAGQFAVRGGIVDIFSYANELPYRIELFGDEVETIRTFDPESQLSVEKRQQVSIIPNVQTKLLQETREAFLDFIPRNTAIWAKDVRQTLDIVEESFDRAEAGFKEMLASAGGVQIVSKPEDLFESGKTFKKLLENFPIVEFGKRFHFKAGSEEFTFSAKPQPSFNKDFSRLVKNLHDNQEKGFTNVIAAESVRQADRLRTIFDELDNNVQFQHLLLGLREGFVDDTLKLVVYTDHQLFERFYRAQEGRKFSKKKALTLKELRTLVPGDYVVHQDYGIARFAGLTQVEINDRLQEAIRLVYRDDDVLTVSIHALHKIAKYSGAEGTPPTMSKLGSPEWENKKKSVKKKVKDIAAELIRLYAKRKTAPGHAFARDSFMQAELESSFIYEDTPDQAKATEDVKHDMEQPHPMDRLVCGDVGFGKTEVAIRAAFKSVADGKQAAVLVPTTILAMQHYKTFRERLANLPVTVEYVNRFKSTKQIKETLARVAEGKTDILIGTHRLTNKDIKFKDLGLLIIDEEQKFGVKTKDKLKELKVNVDTLTLSATPIPRTLHFSLMGARDLSVIATPPPNRQPVQTELHVFDELLVRDAVARELKRGGQVFFVHNRVKDIDELANMILRLVPDARVTTIHGQMEGDQLEKRMMKFVDGEYDVLVSTNLIESGLDIPNANTIIINRAHMHGLSDLHQMRGRVGRSNKKAYCYLLTPPVAGLPSDARKRLSTLEEFSDLGDGFKVAMRDLDIRGAGNLLGGEQSGFINDLGFETYHQILDEAVQELKETEFRDLFLGDPTQRLQEAAATKGPKECNIETDLQILIPDHYVSNVSERLQLYSKLDRVKGPEELRKLVAGIVDRFGPLPAEVEQLADIVRLRWQACQVGFEKLTLKKNLLKGYIPATNNEAYFQGETFGTILNYIQTHPRSASMKERKEQLIISIEEVKSVGAAKRILSELGSEEKVGV; from the coding sequence TTGAAGGTTTCCGACTTCCTCCAGCTTTACTCCCTCGACCCCACCGTGCTGACCGTGGGAGCCCGCCTGAACCCGGCCACCGCCAACTCCGTGCGAGCCAAAGCGGCCCAGACCGAGGCCAGCACGGCCCGCATCCACCTGCGCGGCCTCGTGGGCTCCCAGGACGCCGTATTAGCTGCGGCCCTGCACCAGGAGTTTCCCGACCAGCATCACCTGTTTATCCTGCACGACCGGGAAGAGGCGGCCTATTTCCTGGCCGACCTCCAGCACCTGCTGCCCGAGGAGGAGCCCCTGCTGTTTCCGAGCTCTTACAAGCGCCCCTACGCCTTCGACGAGACGGAAAACGCCAACGTGCTGATGCGGGCCGAGGTGCTCAACAAACTCAACTCCCACCGCGGACCCAAAACCAAAGCCGAACAGGCCTCCGAGGATGCCGACGACGCCCTGCCCGAAGGCGCCGAAAAGAGCAAGAAAGGCAAGAAAATCAGCGTGAAGGACACGGCCGGGGCCCTGATTGTGTCTTACCCCGAAGCCTTATTCGAGAAGGTTATCAACAAGAAAAGCTTAGTTGCCAACACCTTTATTGTGAAGGTCGGCGACAAGCTCGACGTGAACTTTATCAGCGACATGCTGGCTGAGTACGACTTCGAGCGGAGCGACTTCGTGTACGAGGCCGGCCAGTTTGCCGTGCGCGGCGGTATCGTGGATATCTTCAGCTACGCCAACGAGCTGCCCTACCGCATCGAGCTGTTCGGCGACGAGGTGGAAACCATTCGGACCTTCGACCCCGAAAGCCAGCTGTCGGTGGAAAAGCGGCAGCAGGTGAGCATCATCCCTAACGTGCAAACCAAGCTGCTACAGGAAACTCGGGAGGCCTTTCTGGACTTCATTCCCCGCAACACCGCCATCTGGGCCAAGGACGTGCGCCAGACCCTGGACATCGTGGAGGAATCCTTCGACCGGGCCGAGGCGGGCTTCAAGGAAATGCTGGCCTCGGCCGGGGGCGTGCAGATTGTGAGCAAGCCCGAGGACTTGTTCGAGTCGGGCAAGACGTTTAAGAAGCTGCTGGAAAACTTTCCCATCGTGGAGTTCGGCAAACGCTTCCACTTCAAGGCCGGCTCCGAGGAATTTACCTTTAGCGCCAAGCCCCAGCCTTCCTTCAACAAGGACTTCAGCCGCCTGGTCAAGAACCTGCACGACAACCAGGAAAAGGGCTTTACCAACGTCATTGCCGCCGAATCCGTTAGGCAGGCCGACCGGCTGCGCACCATCTTCGACGAGCTGGATAACAACGTGCAGTTTCAGCACCTGCTGCTAGGCTTGCGCGAGGGGTTCGTGGACGACACGCTCAAGCTCGTGGTGTATACCGACCACCAGCTGTTCGAGCGGTTCTACCGGGCTCAGGAAGGCCGGAAGTTCTCCAAGAAAAAGGCCTTGACCCTAAAGGAGCTGCGCACCCTGGTGCCCGGCGACTACGTGGTGCACCAGGACTACGGCATTGCCCGCTTCGCCGGCCTGACCCAGGTTGAAATCAACGACCGGCTGCAGGAAGCCATCCGCTTGGTGTACCGCGACGACGACGTGCTGACCGTCAGCATCCACGCCCTGCACAAGATTGCCAAGTACTCCGGGGCCGAGGGCACGCCGCCGACGATGAGCAAGCTGGGCTCGCCGGAGTGGGAAAACAAGAAGAAGTCGGTTAAGAAAAAGGTCAAGGACATTGCCGCCGAGCTGATCCGCCTCTACGCCAAGCGCAAAACCGCCCCCGGCCACGCCTTCGCCCGCGACTCCTTTATGCAGGCCGAGCTGGAATCGAGCTTCATCTACGAAGACACGCCCGACCAGGCCAAGGCCACCGAGGACGTGAAGCACGACATGGAGCAGCCCCACCCCATGGACCGCCTGGTGTGCGGCGACGTGGGCTTCGGCAAAACCGAGGTAGCCATCCGGGCCGCGTTTAAGTCGGTGGCCGATGGCAAGCAGGCGGCCGTGCTGGTGCCCACCACCATCCTGGCCATGCAGCACTACAAAACCTTCCGCGAGCGGCTCGCCAATCTGCCCGTGACGGTGGAGTACGTGAACCGCTTCAAGAGCACCAAGCAAATCAAGGAGACCCTGGCCCGGGTGGCCGAGGGCAAAACCGACATCCTCATCGGCACCCACCGCCTCACCAACAAGGACATCAAGTTCAAGGACCTGGGCCTGCTCATCATCGACGAAGAGCAGAAGTTTGGGGTCAAGACCAAGGACAAGCTCAAGGAGCTGAAGGTGAACGTGGACACGCTGACTCTCTCGGCCACGCCCATTCCGCGCACCCTGCACTTCTCCCTGATGGGCGCCCGCGACCTGTCGGTCATTGCCACGCCCCCACCGAACCGCCAGCCGGTGCAGACCGAGCTGCACGTCTTCGATGAGCTGCTGGTGCGCGACGCCGTGGCCCGCGAATTGAAGCGCGGCGGACAGGTATTCTTCGTGCACAACCGCGTGAAGGACATCGACGAGCTGGCCAACATGATTCTGCGCCTCGTGCCCGATGCCCGCGTGACCACCATCCACGGCCAGATGGAAGGCGACCAGCTCGAAAAGCGCATGATGAAGTTCGTCGACGGCGAGTACGACGTGCTGGTGAGCACCAACCTGATTGAGTCGGGCCTCGACATTCCCAACGCCAACACCATCATCATCAACCGGGCCCACATGCACGGCCTCTCCGACCTGCACCAGATGCGGGGCCGCGTGGGCCGCTCCAACAAAAAGGCCTACTGCTACCTGCTCACCCCGCCCGTGGCCGGCCTGCCCAGTGATGCCCGCAAGCGCCTGAGCACCCTGGAGGAATTCTCCGACCTCGGCGACGGATTCAAGGTGGCCATGCGCGACCTCGACATCCGGGGCGCGGGCAACCTGCTGGGCGGCGAGCAGTCAGGCTTTATCAACGACCTGGGCTTCGAAACCTACCACCAGATTCTGGACGAGGCCGTGCAGGAGCTCAAGGAAACCGAGTTCCGCGACCTGTTCCTCGGCGACCCCACCCAGCGCCTGCAGGAAGCCGCCGCCACCAAGGGCCCCAAGGAGTGCAACATCGAAACCGACCTGCAAATCCTCATCCCCGACCACTACGTGAGCAACGTCTCGGAGCGCCTGCAGCTCTATAGCAAGCTCGACCGGGTGAAAGGCCCCGAGGAGCTGCGCAAGCTCGTGGCCGGCATCGTGGACCGCTTCGGCCCCCTGCCCGCCGAAGTGGAGCAGCTAGCCGACATCGTGCGCCTGCGCTGGCAGGCCTGCCAGGTGGGCTTCGAAAAGCTCACCCTCAAGAAGAACCTGCTCAAAGGCTACATCCCGGCCACCAACAACGAGGCCTACTTCCAGGGCGAAACCTTCGGCACCATTCTTAACTACATTCAGACCCACCCCCGCTCCGCCTCCATGAAGGAGCGCAAGGAACAGCTCATCATCAGCATTGAAGAGGTGAAAAGCGTGGGTGCCGCCAAGCGGATTCTGAGTGAGTTAGGGAGTGAGGAGAAGGTGGGAGTGTAA
- the tssD gene encoding type VI secretion system tube protein TssD: MPILDAEIQVAGVRAPFAAGSFSFWQLTDYQGRPSTDVHLGLIKLTLVGEAASWPIWEEWMLDSYRRQSGRLVFYHDVGQTAKTVVFYDAFCVHYECRFDARGQDGQAAFETIVYLSAAAEEVQGQFSEAHSVLPWNTDQATRLRALTKPPEHRPSKELAAAAKTVSLLLPADWVDKDSPINPWVGKARSKSGFLGSPKLTRKELNKWTNRIAAESDVKLEILQKGSPILAYMDANNKQGGFQAEAKVIYLRPGPTRYEVAHEAKHAEQCKQMGLSLYVDQSRLQKEMYVYEELMKSKATLSPAEVEHATAYINRLRKDDGLPPINS, translated from the coding sequence ATGCCTATTCTAGACGCTGAAATTCAGGTGGCCGGAGTGCGGGCGCCTTTTGCCGCCGGCTCGTTTTCCTTCTGGCAGCTCACCGATTATCAAGGGCGTCCCAGCACCGATGTGCATCTGGGCCTGATCAAGCTGACCTTGGTCGGCGAGGCGGCCAGCTGGCCGATCTGGGAGGAGTGGATGCTCGACTCCTATCGACGACAAAGCGGCAGGCTGGTCTTTTATCACGATGTGGGTCAGACAGCCAAAACCGTCGTGTTTTACGATGCCTTTTGCGTGCACTACGAATGTCGCTTCGACGCTCGGGGCCAGGATGGCCAAGCCGCGTTTGAAACAATCGTCTACCTCTCTGCTGCAGCTGAAGAAGTGCAGGGGCAGTTCAGCGAAGCGCATAGTGTACTTCCTTGGAATACTGACCAAGCCACCCGTCTGAGGGCGCTCACTAAGCCGCCGGAGCACCGGCCCTCCAAGGAACTGGCAGCAGCTGCTAAAACTGTTTCTTTGTTACTTCCTGCTGACTGGGTGGATAAAGATTCGCCTATCAACCCTTGGGTAGGCAAAGCGCGCAGCAAGAGCGGCTTTTTAGGTAGTCCTAAACTGACCCGTAAGGAGCTTAACAAATGGACCAACCGTATAGCAGCCGAGAGTGATGTGAAGCTGGAAATTTTACAGAAAGGGTCCCCAATTCTTGCTTACATGGACGCAAACAACAAGCAAGGGGGATTTCAGGCAGAAGCTAAGGTTATTTATTTACGGCCCGGGCCGACGCGTTACGAGGTTGCGCATGAAGCCAAGCACGCTGAACAATGCAAGCAAATGGGGCTATCGCTGTATGTAGATCAAAGCCGATTACAGAAGGAGATGTATGTTTACGAAGAACTAATGAAAAGCAAAGCCACACTTAGCCCTGCTGAAGTGGAGCATGCCACCGCCTACATCAATCGCCTGCGAAAAGACGATGGATTACCACCGATAAATAGCTGA
- a CDS encoding cupin domain-containing protein translates to MHLLSSLPSLHHTVASLTEYWSPRVVAEFEDSYVKVAKVQGSLAWHSHEQEDEVFFILKGHLRIELEDGAVELPEGALYVVPKGVRHNPVAEQECHIMLIEKKSTLHTGSEVTEKTRSLADQLRPLEAGSR, encoded by the coding sequence ATGCACCTACTATCCTCTCTTCCGTCTTTGCACCACACGGTGGCTTCCCTGACCGAGTACTGGTCCCCGCGCGTAGTGGCTGAGTTTGAAGACTCCTATGTGAAAGTCGCCAAAGTTCAGGGTTCCCTGGCCTGGCACAGTCACGAGCAGGAGGATGAAGTCTTTTTTATCCTGAAGGGCCACCTGCGCATCGAACTCGAAGACGGAGCCGTCGAGTTGCCCGAAGGCGCCTTGTACGTAGTGCCCAAGGGCGTACGTCATAACCCCGTAGCGGAGCAGGAATGCCACATCATGCTGATCGAAAAGAAATCAACCCTGCACACCGGCAGCGAGGTGACCGAGAAAACCCGTTCCCTGGCCGATCAGCTACGGCCCTTAGAAGCCGGAAGCCGCTAG